A stretch of the Clavibacter sp. B3I6 genome encodes the following:
- a CDS encoding extracellular solute-binding protein: MKNRSRRLTASLAAAVAAGLVLAGCGSSADSGPAEPAASPASGDTLIVYTNSNGDGRGDWVTAEAAEAGFDIQIVGLGGADLANRIVAEKNNPVGDVVFGLNNMYFENLKAEDAITAYTPAWSGEVDEAAGDPEDGAYWPLVEQAIVTVHDAKQTSGGDVPNDATDLYSSEYEGKYEVNTRLGEATPQLILAGLLAPYEDTDGDLGISDEGWKVVEEYFANGSPSVEGTDLYARLSRGEVAFGTLPSSGIAARDEQYGTTTEVVPSKDGVPFVTEQIAEIAGTKKEERARAFIDWFGGADVQGAFAEQFSSYPVNTTAREKALPAVTELIESLEKQDVDYGFVREHIADWVEKTELEYLP, translated from the coding sequence ATGAAGAACCGCTCCCGCCGTCTCACCGCCTCCCTCGCCGCTGCCGTCGCGGCCGGGCTCGTCCTCGCCGGGTGCGGGTCGTCGGCCGACAGCGGCCCCGCGGAGCCCGCCGCGTCGCCCGCCTCCGGGGACACCCTCATCGTCTACACGAACTCCAACGGCGACGGCCGCGGCGACTGGGTCACGGCCGAGGCGGCCGAGGCGGGCTTCGACATCCAGATCGTCGGGCTCGGCGGCGCCGACCTCGCCAACCGCATCGTGGCGGAGAAGAACAACCCCGTGGGCGACGTGGTGTTCGGCCTCAACAACATGTACTTCGAGAACCTCAAGGCGGAGGACGCCATCACGGCCTACACGCCCGCATGGTCCGGCGAGGTCGACGAGGCCGCCGGCGACCCGGAGGACGGCGCGTACTGGCCGCTCGTGGAGCAGGCCATCGTCACCGTGCACGACGCGAAGCAGACCTCGGGCGGCGACGTGCCGAATGACGCCACCGACCTCTACTCCTCCGAGTACGAGGGGAAGTACGAGGTGAACACGCGCCTCGGCGAGGCGACCCCGCAGCTCATCCTCGCGGGACTCCTCGCGCCGTACGAGGACACGGACGGCGACCTCGGCATCAGCGACGAGGGATGGAAGGTCGTCGAGGAGTACTTCGCGAACGGCTCCCCCTCCGTCGAGGGCACCGACCTCTACGCGCGCCTGTCGCGCGGCGAGGTCGCCTTCGGCACCCTGCCCTCCAGCGGCATCGCCGCCCGCGACGAGCAGTACGGCACCACCACCGAGGTCGTCCCGTCGAAGGACGGCGTCCCGTTCGTGACCGAGCAGATCGCGGAGATCGCCGGCACGAAGAAGGAGGAGCGCGCCCGCGCCTTCATCGACTGGTTCGGCGGCGCCGACGTGCAGGGCGCCTTCGCCGAGCAGTTCTCGAGCTACCCCGTCAACACCACCGCCCGCGAGAAGGCGCTCCCCGCCGTGACCGAGCTCATCGAGTCGCTGGAGAAGCAGGACGTCGACTACGGGTTCGTGCGCGAGCACATCGCCGACTGGGTCGAGAAGACCGAGCTGGAGTACCTGCCCTGA
- a CDS encoding ABC transporter ATP-binding protein, with protein MIRFDDVEVRFGDQVAIPGLDLEIHEGEFFTLLGPSGCGKTTALRTLAGFVEPSRGDIVIDGQVATRLPSEKRRVGMVFQNYALFPSMSVRQNIAFGLTVRKAGKAETDRLVRAMADQVELSDAQLDKNVAELSGGQQQRVAIARALVLEPRILLLDEPLSNLDAKLRVQLREQLKGLQSRLGITTVYVTHDQEEALTMSDRIAVFDAGRIEQVGTPEDIYDRSASEFVATFVGAINALGTSTVARLRAAGASGLDSSDRAYVRLERVSVQPRDAVPVDAGRVRLDGVVAERSYHGSYSTYRVDLGDDAVDALVAETGAPPLAPGTEVAVGIDPSAILRYRS; from the coding sequence ATGATCCGCTTCGATGACGTCGAGGTGCGCTTCGGCGACCAGGTGGCGATCCCGGGGCTCGACCTGGAGATCCACGAGGGCGAGTTCTTCACCCTCCTCGGACCCTCCGGATGCGGCAAGACGACGGCGCTGCGGACCCTCGCCGGCTTCGTCGAGCCGAGCCGCGGCGACATCGTGATCGACGGGCAGGTGGCCACCCGGCTGCCGAGCGAGAAGCGCCGCGTCGGGATGGTGTTCCAGAACTACGCGCTCTTCCCGAGCATGTCGGTGCGGCAGAACATCGCGTTCGGCCTCACCGTGCGGAAGGCCGGCAAGGCGGAGACCGACCGGCTGGTGCGCGCGATGGCCGACCAGGTCGAGCTGAGCGACGCGCAGCTGGACAAGAACGTGGCGGAGCTCTCGGGTGGCCAGCAGCAGCGCGTGGCCATCGCGCGCGCGCTCGTGCTCGAGCCGCGGATCCTCCTGCTCGACGAGCCGCTGTCGAACCTCGACGCGAAGCTCCGCGTGCAGCTGCGCGAGCAGCTGAAGGGGCTGCAGTCGCGGCTCGGGATCACGACGGTCTACGTCACGCACGACCAGGAGGAGGCGCTGACGATGAGCGACCGCATCGCCGTCTTCGACGCGGGGCGGATCGAGCAGGTCGGCACCCCGGAGGACATCTACGACCGGTCCGCGTCCGAGTTCGTCGCGACCTTCGTCGGCGCGATCAACGCCCTCGGCACCTCGACCGTGGCGCGCCTGCGCGCGGCCGGCGCATCCGGCCTCGACTCCTCCGACCGCGCCTACGTGCGGCTCGAGCGCGTCTCCGTGCAGCCGCGCGACGCCGTCCCCGTCGACGCGGGCCGCGTGCGGCTCGACGGCGTGGTCGCCGAGCGCTCGTATCACGGCTCGTACAGCACCTACCGGGTCGACCTCGGGGACGATGCCGTCGACGCGCTCGTCGCCGAGACGGGCGCGCCGCCGCTCGCCCCCGGGACCGAGGTCGCCGTGGGCATCGACCCGTCCGCGATCCTCCGGTACCGGTCGTAG
- a CDS encoding iron ABC transporter permease yields MRTPVRALLRSPLGVVVLIAALWFIVTFLVFPNANLLVTTFFPDGSFSGRALEKLVSSDRAMRSVGNSLLLAVTLAVTVNVVGIFIVLVTEYFVVRGSRVLWLGYATTLIYGGIVLAAGYNFIYGRYGFVTAIAQRAFPDLDPDWFSGYFAVVIVMTFATTTNHMLFLRSSLAAIDHQTIEAARSMGAGTGRILFRIVLPALRPMIFAVTVLTFLTGLGALTAPLVLGGTGFQTVAPMIVTFSKSSSSRDLAALLAIVLGVATIVLLAIMNRVEKSGVYFSVAKVATPLQKQRIRNPVVNAVVHVVAYALFVVYALPVLLIVLFSFLDSKSVQTGTITLDSFTLGNYATVLGSPDVLRPFIVSLVYSALAAVIVVAGLLFVARLVQRNRNWATATIEYLLHIPWILPTILIALALLQTFDRPQPLIGGQVLTGTTWLLLVAYIIVKVPFTLRLLKAAFASVPQSLEDAARILGARSLTTFRRVLVPLVIPTVAAITALNFNSLLDDYDAAVFLYQPLYEPLGIAIKASTEGEANLDSMSITFVYTVLLMIIMGLTMYLVYGRSGGRKRRRRPTGSPALETTAPALAASDPGAPAPAAPRAPVG; encoded by the coding sequence GTGCGCACCCCCGTCCGCGCGCTGCTGCGCTCCCCCCTCGGCGTCGTGGTGCTCATCGCCGCGCTGTGGTTCATCGTCACGTTCCTCGTCTTCCCGAACGCGAACCTCCTCGTCACCACGTTCTTCCCCGACGGGTCGTTCAGCGGCCGGGCGCTGGAGAAGCTCGTGAGCTCCGACCGGGCCATGCGCAGCGTCGGCAACAGCCTGCTGCTGGCCGTCACGCTCGCCGTCACGGTGAACGTCGTCGGCATCTTCATCGTGCTGGTCACCGAGTACTTCGTGGTGCGCGGATCCCGCGTGCTCTGGCTCGGCTACGCCACCACGCTCATCTACGGCGGCATCGTGCTGGCCGCCGGCTACAACTTCATCTACGGGCGGTACGGGTTCGTCACGGCGATCGCGCAGCGGGCGTTCCCCGACCTCGACCCCGACTGGTTCAGCGGCTACTTCGCGGTCGTCATCGTGATGACCTTCGCGACCACCACGAACCACATGCTGTTCCTCCGCTCCTCCCTCGCGGCCATCGACCACCAGACCATCGAGGCGGCCCGCAGCATGGGCGCGGGCACCGGCCGCATCCTCTTCCGCATCGTGCTGCCGGCGCTGCGCCCCATGATCTTCGCGGTCACGGTGCTCACGTTCCTCACCGGCCTCGGGGCGCTCACCGCTCCCCTGGTCCTCGGGGGCACGGGATTCCAGACGGTCGCGCCCATGATCGTCACCTTCTCCAAGAGCTCGAGCTCCCGGGACCTCGCGGCGCTGCTCGCGATCGTGCTGGGCGTCGCGACCATCGTGCTGCTCGCGATCATGAACCGCGTCGAGAAGTCGGGCGTGTACTTCTCCGTGGCCAAGGTCGCGACGCCGCTGCAGAAGCAGCGCATCCGGAACCCCGTGGTCAACGCCGTCGTGCACGTGGTCGCGTACGCGCTGTTCGTGGTCTACGCGCTGCCCGTGCTCCTCATCGTGCTGTTCTCGTTCCTCGACTCGAAGAGCGTCCAGACGGGGACGATCACGCTCGACTCGTTCACTCTCGGGAACTACGCGACCGTGCTCGGCTCCCCGGACGTGCTCCGGCCGTTCATCGTGAGCCTCGTCTACAGCGCGCTGGCCGCCGTGATCGTCGTGGCGGGGCTCCTGTTCGTGGCGCGGCTCGTGCAGCGGAACCGCAACTGGGCCACCGCGACGATCGAGTACCTGCTGCACATCCCGTGGATCCTGCCGACGATCCTCATCGCGCTCGCGCTCCTGCAGACCTTCGACCGGCCGCAGCCGCTCATCGGCGGGCAGGTGCTCACGGGCACGACCTGGCTGCTGCTCGTGGCGTACATCATCGTCAAGGTGCCCTTCACGCTCCGGCTCCTGAAGGCCGCGTTCGCGAGCGTGCCGCAGTCGCTCGAGGACGCCGCGCGCATCCTCGGCGCCCGGTCGCTCACGACGTTCCGGCGCGTGCTGGTGCCGCTCGTGATCCCGACGGTGGCGGCGATCACGGCGCTCAACTTCAACAGCCTGCTCGACGACTACGACGCGGCGGTGTTCCTCTACCAGCCGCTGTACGAGCCGCTCGGCATCGCGATCAAGGCGAGCACGGAGGGCGAGGCGAACCTCGACTCGATGAGCATCACGTTCGTCTACACGGTGCTGCTCATGATCATCATGGGCCTCACGATGTACCTCGTGTACGGGCGGTCGGGTGGCCGCAAGCGGCGACGCCGGCCGACGGGATCACCCGCGCTGGAGACGACGGCGCCGGCCCTCGCGGCGTCGGACCCGGGCGCCCCCGCCCCGGCCGCGCCGCGCGCACCGGTCGGCTGA
- the smpB gene encoding SsrA-binding protein SmpB: MPRERGEKVVATNRKARHDYTIESTYEAGLVLTGTEVKSLRQGRASLVDGYAFVDAGEAWLDAVHIPEYNQGTWNNHPVRRKRKLLLHKEQILKIHSKVKEGGYTVVPLQLYFVDGRAKVELAIAKGKKEYDKRQTLRERQDKREADRAMSSHRRLGE, from the coding sequence GTGCCCAGGGAACGTGGCGAGAAGGTGGTGGCGACCAACCGCAAGGCGCGCCACGACTACACCATCGAGTCGACCTACGAGGCCGGCCTCGTGCTCACCGGCACCGAGGTCAAGTCGCTCCGCCAGGGCCGTGCGTCGCTCGTCGACGGCTACGCCTTCGTCGACGCGGGCGAGGCCTGGCTCGACGCTGTGCACATCCCCGAGTACAACCAGGGCACCTGGAACAACCACCCGGTTCGGCGGAAGCGGAAGCTCCTCCTGCACAAGGAGCAGATCCTCAAGATCCACTCCAAGGTGAAGGAGGGCGGCTACACGGTCGTCCCGCTCCAGCTCTACTTCGTGGACGGCCGGGCCAAGGTCGAGCTCGCCATCGCGAAGGGCAAGAAGGAGTACGACAAGCGCCAGACGCTCCGCGAGCGCCAGGACAAGCGCGAGGCGGACCGCGCCATGTCGTCGCACCGCCGCCTCGGCGAGTAG
- the ftsX gene encoding permease-like cell division protein FtsX — protein sequence MRLGLVLSEVGHGLRRNVSMVVSVVLVTFISLTFVGAAVLLQMQIGQMKNYWYDRAQVAIDFCTDTSVPSETCVNGKATQEQIDAVEERLDSDTLAPFIDKYYFEDQDTAYANFQEQFQGDPVTELVQPEFLNEAFWVNLKDPSKSDILSDSLSGLAGVENVTDQRQYLDQIFSILNAASLTAVGIAGLMLVAAALLIATTIRLSAFSRRRELGIMRLVGASNRFIQTPFILEGVFAALIGSVLASAATVALVRFFVQGFLSSRLTSISLVNMDDALLVVPILLGVGVVLAAVSANFAISRYLRI from the coding sequence ATGAGACTCGGACTCGTCCTCTCCGAGGTCGGCCACGGCCTCCGTCGGAACGTCAGCATGGTCGTCTCGGTCGTGCTCGTCACCTTCATCTCGCTCACGTTCGTGGGCGCCGCCGTCCTGTTGCAGATGCAGATCGGCCAGATGAAGAACTACTGGTACGACCGCGCGCAGGTCGCGATCGACTTCTGCACCGACACCTCGGTGCCGAGCGAGACGTGCGTCAACGGCAAGGCCACCCAGGAGCAGATCGACGCGGTCGAGGAGCGCCTCGACAGCGACACGCTCGCCCCGTTCATCGACAAGTACTACTTCGAGGACCAGGACACCGCGTACGCGAACTTCCAGGAGCAGTTCCAGGGCGATCCGGTCACCGAGCTGGTGCAGCCGGAGTTCCTCAACGAGGCGTTCTGGGTGAACCTCAAGGACCCGTCGAAGTCCGACATCCTCAGCGACAGCCTCTCGGGGCTCGCGGGCGTCGAGAACGTGACGGACCAGCGCCAGTACCTCGACCAGATCTTCTCGATCCTCAACGCCGCCAGCCTCACCGCCGTCGGCATCGCGGGGCTCATGCTCGTGGCCGCCGCGCTCCTCATCGCCACCACCATCCGGCTGTCCGCGTTCTCGCGGAGACGGGAGCTGGGCATCATGAGGCTGGTCGGGGCGTCGAACCGCTTCATCCAGACCCCGTTCATCCTCGAGGGCGTGTTCGCGGCCCTCATCGGGTCGGTGCTCGCGAGCGCGGCGACTGTTGCGCTGGTGCGGTTCTTCGTGCAGGGCTTCCTGAGCTCCCGGCTCACGTCGATATCGCTCGTGAACATGGACGACGCGCTGCTCGTCGTGCCCATCCTGCTGGGGGTCGGCGTCGTGCTGGCGGCGGTCTCGGCGAACTTCGCCATCAGCCGCTACCTGCGGATCTGA
- the ftsE gene encoding cell division ATP-binding protein FtsE has translation MIRFDHVSKVYPGNPRPALSSVDLEILRGEFVFLVGASGSGKSSFLRLVLKEDRPTQGTIHVLGQQLNQLSSRKVPYYRRSLGVVFQDFRLLPNKSVFDNVAFTLQVIGKSRGFIQEAVPDVLAMVGLQGKEQRLPHELSGGEQQRVAIARAVVNKPAVLLADEPTGNLDPLTSAGIMQVLERINANGTTVIMATHDSGIVDQMQKRVIELIGGEVVRDELGGQYQTSAIDLPRTAENPVGVNPEHPPVAAPTPVFVPAAPLPAPARSTAPAEPASGAERREQARRDKQRRADEKARAKEAAAREAAAAKAARKAPRKPAEATAAPAVAAPVTPSAPAASESESAPLVPATASDRQAEPASDAPTPRDDEPTRAPREDAPAYAPSAFAEAARVDPAPAPAPAPERGADRPVPALEDRPQRGRPEPVRRESVEQAPSRMIPVIRDEAPVEAEAPVVDDAPPAPPTPPSRRNGGGAAPSAPSTGSIRRLPEGTGVIRLPDLSDGQGGDAPADGRDDAELAELGLAEKLGLRGRGESPDDTGAQDVGPTR, from the coding sequence ATGATCAGGTTCGACCACGTATCCAAGGTGTATCCCGGCAACCCCCGACCGGCGCTGAGCTCCGTCGACCTCGAGATCCTGCGGGGGGAGTTCGTCTTCCTCGTCGGCGCCTCCGGGTCCGGCAAGTCCAGCTTCCTGCGTCTCGTGCTCAAGGAGGACCGGCCCACCCAGGGCACGATCCACGTCCTGGGCCAGCAGCTGAACCAGCTGTCGAGCCGCAAGGTCCCGTACTACCGGCGCAGCCTGGGGGTGGTGTTCCAGGACTTCCGGCTGCTCCCCAACAAGTCGGTGTTCGACAACGTCGCCTTCACCCTCCAGGTGATCGGCAAGTCGCGCGGCTTCATCCAGGAGGCCGTCCCCGACGTCCTCGCCATGGTGGGCCTGCAGGGCAAGGAGCAGCGCCTCCCGCACGAGCTCTCCGGCGGCGAGCAGCAGCGCGTCGCGATCGCGCGCGCCGTGGTCAACAAGCCCGCCGTGCTCCTCGCCGACGAGCCGACCGGCAACCTGGACCCGCTCACGAGCGCGGGCATCATGCAGGTGCTGGAGCGGATCAACGCCAACGGCACCACGGTCATCATGGCCACCCACGACTCCGGCATCGTCGACCAGATGCAGAAGCGCGTCATCGAGCTGATCGGCGGCGAGGTCGTCCGCGACGAGCTCGGCGGCCAGTACCAGACGTCCGCTATCGACCTGCCCCGCACGGCGGAGAACCCGGTCGGCGTGAACCCGGAGCACCCGCCCGTCGCCGCGCCGACGCCGGTCTTCGTGCCCGCGGCCCCGCTGCCGGCACCCGCGCGGTCCACCGCCCCCGCGGAGCCCGCCTCCGGAGCGGAGCGCCGCGAGCAGGCCCGACGGGACAAGCAGCGTCGCGCCGACGAGAAGGCGCGCGCGAAGGAGGCAGCGGCCCGCGAGGCCGCCGCCGCCAAGGCCGCCCGGAAGGCGCCGCGGAAGCCCGCGGAGGCCACCGCGGCTCCCGCCGTCGCCGCGCCCGTGACGCCGTCCGCGCCCGCCGCGTCGGAGTCGGAGTCCGCGCCGCTCGTCCCCGCCACCGCGTCCGACCGGCAGGCGGAACCCGCATCCGATGCGCCGACGCCCCGGGACGACGAGCCGACGCGCGCACCGCGTGAGGACGCTCCGGCCTATGCGCCGTCGGCCTTCGCGGAGGCCGCGCGCGTGGATCCCGCACCGGCACCCGCGCCCGCACCCGAGCGCGGGGCCGACCGCCCCGTGCCGGCCCTCGAGGACCGCCCGCAGCGCGGTCGTCCGGAACCCGTCCGCCGGGAGTCGGTCGAGCAGGCGCCGTCCCGCATGATCCCCGTGATCCGGGATGAGGCACCCGTCGAGGCCGAGGCGCCCGTCGTCGACGACGCCCCACCGGCCCCGCCGACGCCGCCGAGCCGGCGCAACGGAGGAGGAGCGGCCCCCTCGGCCCCGAGCACCGGATCCATCCGGCGGCTCCCCGAGGGCACCGGCGTGATCCGCCTCCCCGACCTGTCCGACGGGCAGGGCGGCGACGCGCCCGCGGACGGACGCGACGACGCCGAGCTCGCCGAGCTCGGACTGGCCGAGAAGCTGGGCCTCCGCGGCCGCGGCGAGTCACCGGACGACACCGGTGCACAGGATGTGGGGCCCACGCGATGA
- the prfB gene encoding peptide chain release factor 2 — MIDQDFSSRITELRDTYSNIRSVVGVERLQQEVEELSAQAGEPDLWDDTEKAQKVTSDLSHRQTELKRIDELQRRLDDLDVLVEMAKDDEESAEEAVVELDGITKIMDELEVQTLLNGEFDPRPAVVTIRAGAGGVDAADFAEMLMRMYLRWAEQHDYRATVLDTSYAEEAGIKSATFEIDAPYAFGTLSVEAGTHRLVRMSPFNSAGKRQTSFAAVEVVPLIEQTESIEIPENDMRVDVFRSSGPGGQSVNTTDSAVRITHLPTGIVVTCQNEKSQIQNRAAALRVLQSRLLLVQREQEAATKKELAGNITASWGDQMRSYVLAPYQMVKDLRTEHEVNNPSNVFDGDLDGFISAGIRWRKSPERA; from the coding sequence ATGATCGACCAGGACTTCTCTTCGCGGATCACAGAATTGCGCGACACTTACTCCAACATCCGCTCCGTCGTCGGCGTCGAGCGCCTGCAGCAGGAGGTCGAGGAGCTGAGCGCCCAGGCGGGGGAGCCGGACCTCTGGGACGACACCGAGAAGGCGCAGAAGGTCACGAGCGACCTGAGCCACCGCCAGACCGAGCTGAAGCGCATCGACGAGCTGCAGCGCCGCCTGGACGACCTCGACGTGCTCGTGGAGATGGCCAAGGACGACGAGGAGTCCGCCGAGGAGGCGGTCGTCGAGCTCGACGGCATCACGAAGATCATGGACGAGCTCGAGGTGCAGACGCTCCTCAACGGCGAGTTCGACCCGCGCCCTGCGGTCGTCACCATCCGCGCGGGTGCCGGCGGCGTCGACGCGGCCGACTTCGCCGAGATGCTCATGCGCATGTACCTGCGCTGGGCCGAGCAGCACGACTACCGCGCCACCGTGCTCGACACGTCCTACGCGGAGGAGGCGGGCATCAAGTCGGCGACCTTCGAGATCGACGCGCCCTACGCCTTCGGCACGCTGTCGGTCGAGGCCGGCACGCACCGCCTCGTGCGCATGAGCCCCTTCAACTCGGCGGGCAAGCGCCAGACGTCGTTCGCGGCCGTCGAGGTCGTGCCGCTCATCGAGCAGACCGAGTCGATCGAGATCCCCGAGAACGACATGCGGGTCGACGTCTTCCGCTCCTCCGGCCCCGGCGGACAGTCGGTCAACACGACCGACTCCGCGGTGCGCATCACCCACCTGCCCACGGGCATCGTCGTCACCTGCCAGAACGAGAAGAGCCAGATCCAGAACCGCGCCGCCGCCCTCCGCGTGCTGCAGTCGCGCCTGCTCCTCGTGCAGCGCGAGCAGGAGGCTGCCACCAAGAAGGAGCTCGCCGGCAACATCACGGCGAGCTGGGGCGACCAGATGCGCAGCTACGTGCTGGCGCCGTACCAGATGGTCAAGGACCTCCGCACGGAGCACGAGGTCAACAACCCGTCGAACGTCTTCGACGGCGACCTCGACGGCTTCATCTCCGCGGGGATCCGCTGGCGGAAGTCGCCCGAGCGCGCCTGA
- a CDS encoding MFS transporter: MSTPETPFSLRAVALPALLPALLFSIGEGAIIPIIPIVAGSLGASLAIAAFIGGMIMLGELVGDIPSGSVVSRIGERTAMIGAAFVSIGGLLLCLLAPNPLVLGVGVFLIGVSTAVFALARHAFMTSFVPQAYRARALSTLGGTFRAGYFVGPFLAAAVIHLTGASQSAFAIHIVACLAAAVTLLVLPDPMEVVRRNRAADLQSAAPATSGEPQDDESVAAAAGTAPAAAAKRSAGLGRTLWRFKGVLVKLGSGAALIGAMRAGRGVLLPLWAVSIGISDANTALIIGIAGGVDFALFYASGQIMDRFGRLWSAVPSMVGLGIGYLALALTPDLPTSVQWFIGVAMFMSVANGIGSGILMTLGSDLAPKDDPAPFLGAWRFTGDAGSAASPLLIAAITAAASLTIASGVMGVLGLIGAGILLRYVPRYVPRKPRPAL, translated from the coding sequence ATGTCGACCCCCGAGACCCCCTTCTCCCTGCGCGCGGTCGCGCTCCCGGCGCTGCTCCCCGCGCTCCTGTTCTCCATCGGGGAGGGGGCGATCATCCCCATCATCCCGATCGTGGCCGGCAGCCTCGGCGCCTCGCTCGCGATCGCCGCGTTCATCGGCGGCATGATCATGCTCGGCGAGCTGGTGGGCGACATCCCCAGCGGCTCCGTGGTGAGCCGGATCGGCGAGCGGACCGCGATGATCGGCGCGGCCTTCGTCTCCATCGGCGGCCTGCTGCTCTGCCTCCTCGCGCCGAACCCGCTCGTGCTCGGCGTGGGCGTCTTCCTGATCGGCGTCTCGACGGCCGTCTTCGCGCTCGCCCGGCACGCCTTCATGACGAGCTTCGTGCCCCAGGCGTACCGCGCCCGGGCCCTGTCGACGCTCGGCGGCACGTTCCGCGCCGGCTACTTCGTGGGTCCGTTCCTCGCCGCCGCGGTGATCCACCTGACGGGGGCGTCGCAGTCGGCGTTCGCGATCCACATCGTCGCGTGCCTCGCGGCCGCCGTGACGCTCCTGGTGCTGCCCGACCCGATGGAGGTCGTGCGCCGCAACCGCGCGGCCGACCTGCAGAGCGCGGCGCCCGCGACCTCCGGCGAGCCGCAGGACGACGAGTCCGTCGCCGCGGCCGCCGGTACCGCTCCCGCTGCGGCGGCCAAGCGCTCCGCGGGCCTCGGCCGGACGCTCTGGCGCTTCAAGGGCGTGCTCGTGAAGCTCGGCTCGGGCGCGGCCCTCATCGGCGCGATGCGCGCGGGCCGCGGCGTGCTCCTCCCCCTCTGGGCCGTGAGCATCGGCATCTCGGACGCGAACACGGCGCTCATCATCGGCATCGCGGGAGGCGTGGACTTCGCCCTCTTCTACGCCAGCGGCCAGATCATGGACCGCTTCGGCCGCCTCTGGAGCGCCGTGCCGTCGATGGTGGGGCTCGGCATCGGCTACCTCGCGCTCGCGCTCACGCCCGACCTGCCGACGAGCGTGCAGTGGTTCATCGGCGTCGCCATGTTCATGTCGGTCGCGAACGGCATCGGCTCCGGGATCCTCATGACCCTCGGCTCCGACCTCGCGCCGAAGGACGACCCGGCGCCCTTCCTCGGCGCGTGGCGGTTCACGGGCGACGCCGGGAGCGCCGCCTCCCCGCTCCTCATCGCGGCGATCACCGCGGCCGCGTCGCTCACGATCGCGAGCGGCGTGATGGGGGTGCTCGGGCTCATCGGCGCCGGGATCCTCCTGCGGTACGTGCCGCGGTACGTGCCGCGGAAGCCACGACCCGCTCTCTGA
- a CDS encoding pilus assembly protein TadG-related protein → MTSAHRGRHPAVPTACGWAGSADDGSILPLVIASCALGLAVILMVSAASSLYLERVRLFSLADAAALAGAESFDVDLDGRPAAGNADGGRIALPPLTDDGVAAAVAGFLADEPTDGLHDLHLDRADTPDGRSARVTLSATWIPPVASLLAPEGVRIDVTSTARSVLVGPGGAPAGPAGGG, encoded by the coding sequence ATGACGTCCGCGCACCGCGGGCGACACCCGGCCGTCCCCACGGCATGCGGGTGGGCGGGATCCGCGGACGATGGCTCGATCCTGCCGCTGGTCATCGCGTCCTGCGCGCTCGGCCTGGCCGTGATCCTGATGGTGTCGGCGGCGTCGTCGCTCTACCTCGAGCGCGTGCGGCTCTTCTCCCTCGCGGACGCCGCCGCGCTGGCGGGCGCGGAGTCCTTCGACGTGGACCTCGACGGCCGCCCGGCGGCGGGTAACGCGGATGGCGGCAGGATCGCGCTCCCACCCCTGACGGACGACGGCGTCGCCGCCGCGGTCGCGGGCTTCCTGGCCGACGAGCCGACCGACGGCCTCCACGACCTCCACCTGGACCGCGCTGACACGCCCGACGGCCGGAGCGCCCGCGTCACGCTGTCCGCCACCTGGATCCCGCCGGTCGCGTCGCTGCTCGCCCCGGAGGGCGTGCGCATCGACGTCACCAGCACGGCCCGCAGCGTGCTGGTCGGGCCGGGAGGCGCGCCGGCGGGTCCGGCCGGCGGCGGTTGA
- a CDS encoding TadE/TadG family type IV pilus assembly protein produces MRDDRGSAPAEFVMVGALLVVLALSVVQLALALHVRTTVLDAAAEGARTAALAGATRADGVDRTRDLITTAVGERYAEDVTASTGAVLGHAVVSVTVRTTLPLVGLLGVDRGLEVTGHAAVERLG; encoded by the coding sequence ATGCGCGACGACCGCGGCTCGGCCCCCGCCGAGTTCGTCATGGTCGGGGCGCTGCTCGTGGTCCTCGCGCTCTCGGTGGTCCAGCTCGCCCTGGCCCTGCACGTGCGGACGACCGTGCTGGACGCGGCCGCCGAGGGCGCGCGCACCGCGGCGCTCGCCGGGGCGACGCGTGCCGACGGCGTCGATCGCACGCGGGATCTCATCACGACGGCTGTGGGGGAGCGGTACGCGGAGGACGTGACCGCGAGCACGGGCGCCGTGCTCGGGCACGCGGTCGTGAGCGTGACGGTCCGCACGACGCTTCCGCTCGTGGGCCTCCTCGGCGTCGACCGCGGGCTGGAGGTGACGGGGCATGCGGCTGTCGAGCGGCTGGGCTGA